ttttatgttttatattattacagaaaCTTGGATTTGTAGCTTGCTTTGAGTTTGCGGCATCATGGAGGATCCCAATCGCATGTTGGCCCACACCGGCGGCATGATGGCTCCGCAAGGATACGGCTTGTCTGGCCAGGACGATGGCCAGAATGCCGGCAGCGAGAATGAGGTGCGCAAGCAGAAGGACATCGGCGAGATATTGCAACAGATAATGAGTATCTCGGAGCAATCGCTTGACGAGGCCCAGGCCAGAAAACATACACTCAACTGTCACCGAATGAAGCCGGCACTTTTCTCTGTACTTTGCGAAATCAAGGAGAAGACCGGTAAGCTTAAAACCCTACATTTATCTCTCATTAAAGACCATTAAATAGCTTGAAATGGTATTATACATTCTGTGATTTGCTTGATTTGCTAAATAATACACAATTCTTAAAAGGTTCAGTATTGAATTAGTTTTATCATTCCCCTTTCTCCGCTAAAACTATTACAGTCCTGTCGATTCGCAACacccaggaggaggagccccCAGATCCGCAACTGATGCGCTTGGACAACATGCTGATTGCCGAGGGCGTGGCTGGACCCGAGAAGGGCGGTGGCGGAGCAGCGGCTGCCTCTGCGGCTGCGGCCAGCCAGGGCGGTTCCCTGTCCATCGATGGTGCTGACAATGCCATTGAGCATTCCGACTACCGTGCCAAGCTGGCACAGATCCGGCAAATATATCACCAGGAATTGGAGAAGTACGAGCAGGCATGCAACGAGTTCACCACGCATGTCATGAATCTTCTACGCGAACAGAGTCGCACGAGGTTggtgtacatatatagataaatGCAGAATGGCCATCATTTGGGTAATATAATCGCATTTCAGACCCATTACACCAAAGGAAATCGAGCGAATGGTGCAGATCATCCACAAAAAGTTTAGTTCCATACAAATGCAGCTGAAGCAGTCGACCTGCGAGGCTGTAATGATACTTCGTTCGCGTTTCCTGGACGCACGCCGCAAGCGTCGCAACTTCAGCAAGCAGGCATCAGAGATTCTCAACGAGTACTTCTACAGTCACTTGAGCAACCCATATCCATCCGAAGAGGCCAAAGAGGAGTTGGCACGAAAGTGTGGCATCACGGTAAGTAGCGGGGGCACATTAATCGCCAATGCAATTCGCTTGCAGCAAAGTAAATGAAACAACACACTCGTGCAGGTCTCGCAAGTATCGAATTGGTTTGGCAACAAGCGT
This Drosophila simulans strain w501 chromosome X, Prin_Dsim_3.1, whole genome shotgun sequence DNA region includes the following protein-coding sequences:
- the LOC6726099 gene encoding homeobox protein extradenticle — encoded protein: MEDPNRMLAHTGGMMAPQGYGLSGQDDGQNAGSENEVRKQKDIGEILQQIMSISEQSLDEAQARKHTLNCHRMKPALFSVLCEIKEKTVLSIRNTQEEEPPDPQLMRLDNMLIAEGVAGPEKGGGGAAAASAAAASQGGSLSIDGADNAIEHSDYRAKLAQIRQIYHQELEKYEQACNEFTTHVMNLLREQSRTRPITPKEIERMVQIIHKKFSSIQMQLKQSTCEAVMILRSRFLDARRKRRNFSKQASEILNEYFYSHLSNPYPSEEAKEELARKCGITVSQVSNWFGNKRIRYKKNIGKAQEEANLYAAKKAAGASPYSMAGPPSGTTTPMMSPAPPQDSMGYPMGSGGYDQQQPYDNSMGGYDPNLHQDLSP